The Jiangella sp. DSM 45060 genome contains the following window.
TCTCGTTCGACGAGCGCTGCGTCTCCTACGCGCGCGACCGGTTCACCGCCGCCGCGGGCACCGGCGGCTGGCCGTACGAGCGGGCGCTCGAGATCGGCGCCGGCACCGGGTTCTTCTCGCTGAACCTGCGACAGGCCGGCGTGCTCGACGACGTCACCGTCACCGACATCTCGCCGGGCATGGTCGAGGCGGCCCGGCGCAACGCCCGCGGGCTCGGCTTCGAGATCGACGGCGAGGTGGCCGACGCCGAGCGGCTGCCGTTCGACGACGAGACCTTCGACGTCGTCGTCGGGCACGCCGTCATCCACCACCTGCCCGACGTCGAGCAGGCCTTCCGCGAGATGCTGCGGGTGCTGCGGCCGGGCGGGCGGGTCGTCATCTGCGGCGAGCCGACGAAGTACGGCGACAGGATCGCGCGGGCGCTGTCGCGGGCCACCTGGTGGACGGCGACGCGGGCCACCCGGCTGCCCGGGCTGCGCGGGTCGTGGGCGCGGCCGCAGGAGGAGCTGGACGAGTCGTCCCGGGCCGCCGCGCTGGAGTCCGTCGTCGACCTGCACACGTTCGACCCCGGCGCGCTGACGGCGCTGGTCACCCGGGCCGGCTTCACCCACGCCCGGTCCGTCACCGAGGAGCTGACGGCGGCCTGGTTCGGCTGGCCGGTGCGCACGTTCGAGCACGCCGTCAACCCCGACCGGCTCGGCTGGGGCTGGGCGATGTTCGCGTACAAGAGTTGGCTGCGGCTGTCGGCGGCCGACCGCGTGCTGGCCAAGGTGGTGCCGGGCGAGCTGTTCTACAACGTGTCGGTGACGGCGGTCCGGCCCTCGTAGCGGGTCAGGCCGCCGTCGCGCCGAGTTGCTGCGGGAGCCGGACCGGCGGTGAGCGCAGCCACAGCCGCATCGTGTCGTGGCCGTCCGACCGCTCCAGCCGGGTGCGGCCGTGCCGGGCCAGCGTCGTGCGGTACCAGCCGCTGCCGGGCAGCCCGACGGTGTAGACCTCGCGGTAGCCGACCAGCCGGGCCATGCCGACCAAGTGATCCAGTAGCGCCGAGCCGAGGCCGGCCCGCTGCCAGCGGTCCTCCACGACGACCGCCAGCTCGCCGGCGGCGTCGTCGTCGCGGCCGAGGTTGGCCAGCGCCACCACCGCGCGGTTCGGCGCCACGGCGACCAGCGCGATCTCGGTGCCGAGGAGCTGGGAGAGGAACCGCCCCGTCATCGGCGGGACGGAGTGGTAGCGGTGCCGGACGGTCTCGGTGGAGCACCGCACGTGCATCGCGCTGACGTCGCCGGCGTCGCGCGCCGTGG
Protein-coding sequences here:
- a CDS encoding GNAT family N-acetyltransferase → MKDSAHLFSGSGITARLRDGRTVTVRAATARDAGDVSAMHVRCSTETVRHRYHSVPPMTGRFLSQLLGTEIALVAVAPNRAVVALANLGRDDDAAGELAVVVEDRWQRAGLGSALLDHLVGMARLVGYREVYTVGLPGSGWYRTTLARHGRTRLERSDGHDTMRLWLRSPPVRLPQQLGATAA
- a CDS encoding class I SAM-dependent methyltransferase, which translates into the protein MSGDTTPRPPASAEDVERAWNDTKLAQVLYHDWEAQTYDDKWSISFDERCVSYARDRFTAAAGTGGWPYERALEIGAGTGFFSLNLRQAGVLDDVTVTDISPGMVEAARRNARGLGFEIDGEVADAERLPFDDETFDVVVGHAVIHHLPDVEQAFREMLRVLRPGGRVVICGEPTKYGDRIARALSRATWWTATRATRLPGLRGSWARPQEELDESSRAAALESVVDLHTFDPGALTALVTRAGFTHARSVTEELTAAWFGWPVRTFEHAVNPDRLGWGWAMFAYKSWLRLSAADRVLAKVVPGELFYNVSVTAVRPS